A stretch of the Archangium violaceum genome encodes the following:
- a CDS encoding coiled-coil domain-containing protein has protein sequence MMNPQQNRPSFGRRATSAFTRLVVTLLILGLGGAVVFLLSQLNARTFSLNLENGQLVVMKGRMLPTGAVPYRPGDARLTDTYAPIAVEGRDVSSLLEQKFTERDELDRALFPVLEGLARPKVQSDEPALLEKGLYYLRRAELLSGLTEEQRRTLETMKADVAFFQARQKLEEARRDVTEALTQLKLAAESRNRNTQRANQLLSTVGPAAQALEKALRAVDASFGEPGGASTALETPIPPPAAQGQQTAPTQQAPGSTTTPAAPPQGTRATDSETQQRPTGTEQPGTGTTR, from the coding sequence ATGATGAACCCTCAACAGAACCGGCCGAGCTTTGGACGTCGGGCCACGAGCGCCTTCACGCGCCTGGTCGTCACCCTCCTCATCCTCGGCCTGGGAGGGGCGGTGGTCTTCTTGCTGTCTCAACTGAACGCCCGGACCTTCTCCCTGAACCTGGAAAACGGGCAATTGGTGGTGATGAAGGGGCGGATGCTGCCCACGGGAGCGGTGCCCTACCGGCCCGGGGACGCGCGACTGACGGACACCTATGCCCCCATCGCCGTGGAGGGCCGGGACGTCTCGTCCCTGCTGGAGCAGAAGTTCACCGAGCGGGACGAGCTGGACCGGGCCCTCTTTCCGGTGCTGGAGGGCCTTGCCCGGCCCAAGGTGCAGTCGGACGAGCCGGCTCTGCTGGAGAAGGGCCTCTACTACCTGAGGCGCGCGGAGCTTCTCTCCGGGCTGACGGAGGAGCAGCGCCGCACACTGGAGACGATGAAGGCGGACGTGGCCTTCTTCCAGGCGAGGCAGAAGCTGGAGGAGGCGCGGCGGGACGTGACGGAGGCGCTGACGCAGCTGAAGCTGGCGGCGGAGAGCCGGAACCGGAACACGCAGAGGGCCAATCAGCTGCTCTCCACGGTGGGCCCGGCGGCGCAGGCCCTGGAGAAGGCGCTGCGGGCCGTGGACGCCAGCTTCGGCGAGCCCGGCGGCGCCTCGACGGCGCTCGAGACGCCCATTCCCCCGCCGGCCGCACAGGGACAGCAGACGGCGCCGACGCAACAGGCGCCGGGGAGCACGACGACGCCCGCCGCGCCCCCGCAGGGCACGCGGGCCACCGACAGCGAGACGCAGCAGCGCCCCACCGGGACGGAGCAGCCCGGGACGGGCACGACGCGCTGA
- the dapF gene encoding diaminopimelate epimerase, which translates to MSTTAEFFFKYHGLGNDFIVLDCRQSGTDIDAEFSRQVCDRRRGVGADGVLCLLPSETGMARMVVHNADGSIAEMCGNGLRCAVKFLVDHSGEKPERIEVETGAGLLSCKPGYGVDGVAEVEISMGPARLVAPNLPSGASGQPFLDAPVPGYSGLRGHAISMGNPHLVLLDQPLEDASRLGPELERHPGFPDRTNVEFVRVDKDGLTVVVWERGCGLTEACGTGACAAAVAAVLAKRLPADAWLRVTLPGGDLHIQVPSDLSDVRLRGPVSFVFTGVVPDLPGR; encoded by the coding sequence ATGAGCACAACGGCAGAGTTCTTCTTCAAGTATCACGGCCTCGGCAACGACTTCATCGTGCTGGATTGCCGTCAATCCGGAACGGACATCGATGCGGAGTTCTCGCGCCAGGTCTGCGACCGGCGCCGGGGCGTGGGCGCGGACGGAGTCCTCTGCCTGCTGCCGTCGGAGACCGGCATGGCTCGGATGGTGGTGCACAACGCCGATGGCAGCATCGCGGAGATGTGCGGCAACGGCCTGCGCTGCGCGGTGAAGTTCCTGGTGGACCACTCCGGTGAGAAGCCCGAGCGCATCGAGGTGGAGACGGGCGCGGGGCTCCTCTCGTGCAAGCCCGGCTACGGCGTGGACGGCGTCGCCGAGGTGGAGATCTCCATGGGGCCCGCCCGGCTCGTGGCGCCCAACCTGCCCTCGGGCGCCAGCGGCCAGCCCTTCCTGGACGCTCCCGTGCCTGGCTACTCGGGGCTGCGCGGCCATGCCATCAGCATGGGCAACCCGCACCTCGTGTTGCTCGACCAGCCGCTCGAGGACGCCAGCCGCCTGGGCCCCGAGCTGGAGCGGCACCCCGGCTTCCCGGATCGCACCAACGTCGAGTTCGTCCGGGTGGACAAGGACGGCCTGACCGTCGTGGTGTGGGAGCGGGGCTGTGGCCTCACCGAGGCCTGCGGCACCGGGGCCTGCGCTGCGGCCGTGGCGGCGGTGCTCGCGAAGAGGCTCCCGGCGGATGCCTGGCTGCGTGTCACCCTGCCGGGCGGGGACCTGCACATCCAGGTGCCCTCGGACCTGTCGGACGTCCGTCTCCGCGGTCCCGTGTCCTTCGTCTTCACGGGCGTTGTTCCGGATCTCCCGGGCCGGTAA
- a CDS encoding MmcQ/YjbR family DNA-binding protein, whose amino-acid sequence MSMTPVPPEMKRLVPFEMALRDVGMRYPEVTEDFPWGHRTLKVKGKAFVFMGVSGEGFFMSVKLPQSNGAALMLPFAQPTGYGLGKSGWVSASFGARDTPPVELLSKWLDESYRAVAPKKLVAQIGGEAGGTTAAPPAKARSAPARKSAPAAAKKTAAKKSAAKKAPARAKAR is encoded by the coding sequence ATGTCGATGACCCCGGTCCCCCCCGAGATGAAGAGACTCGTGCCGTTCGAAATGGCCCTGCGCGACGTCGGAATGCGCTACCCCGAGGTCACCGAGGACTTCCCGTGGGGCCACCGGACGTTGAAGGTGAAGGGCAAGGCCTTCGTCTTCATGGGAGTGAGCGGCGAGGGCTTCTTCATGTCCGTCAAGCTGCCGCAATCGAATGGCGCGGCGCTGATGCTGCCCTTCGCACAGCCGACCGGATACGGCCTGGGCAAGAGCGGCTGGGTGAGCGCCAGCTTCGGTGCGCGCGACACGCCCCCGGTGGAGTTGCTGAGCAAGTGGCTCGACGAGAGCTACCGCGCGGTGGCGCCCAAGAAGCTCGTGGCGCAAATCGGCGGAGAGGCGGGAGGGACGACGGCCGCGCCACCCGCCAAGGCCCGGAGCGCACCAGCCAGGAAGTCCGCGCCGGCCGCGGCGAAGAAGACGGCGGCGAAGAAATCCGCCGCGAAGAAAGCTCCGGCCCGCGCGAAGGCCCGGTGA
- a CDS encoding zf-TFIIB domain-containing protein — translation MTSESKCPGCTHSLQAFSPRTPSGAGLELERCPQCGGCWGARGRIQNAFGAAARHQLIGGLTVRNCVECRILMTPAVLPSNVTVEVCSACHGMFLDAGELEQLGVRDPGRSPARAGLPKPAGTPRPTVAPPPPPPRPIHEEHEPPSVLVDLEDEAPTESAGTFECVECGQRKPLREGQALRDGLACRACMKARVVGRENDEAFSLGNLFRGRARS, via the coding sequence ATGACTTCCGAGAGCAAGTGTCCCGGCTGTACCCACTCTCTCCAGGCCTTCAGCCCGCGGACGCCCTCGGGCGCCGGACTCGAGCTGGAGCGCTGTCCCCAGTGCGGAGGATGCTGGGGCGCGCGCGGACGCATCCAGAATGCCTTCGGCGCCGCCGCCCGGCACCAGCTCATCGGCGGCTTGACGGTCCGTAACTGCGTGGAGTGTCGGATCCTCATGACCCCCGCGGTGCTTCCCTCCAACGTCACCGTCGAGGTGTGCTCGGCGTGCCATGGCATGTTCCTCGATGCCGGGGAGCTGGAGCAGCTCGGAGTCCGGGACCCCGGCCGCTCCCCCGCGCGCGCCGGCCTCCCGAAGCCCGCGGGCACGCCACGTCCCACCGTCGCCCCTCCGCCTCCGCCTCCCAGGCCGATTCACGAGGAGCACGAGCCCCCCAGCGTCCTGGTCGACCTGGAGGACGAAGCGCCCACCGAAAGCGCGGGCACCTTCGAGTGCGTCGAGTGTGGTCAGCGCAAGCCCCTGCGTGAAGGACAGGCGCTGCGGGACGGCCTGGCCTGTCGCGCCTGTATGAAGGCGCGCGTGGTGGGCCGCGAGAACGACGAGGCGTTCAGCCTGGGCAACCTCTTCCGCGGGCGAGCCAGGTCTTGA
- a CDS encoding DUF4388 domain-containing protein yields the protein MAQVRKILIADPDLESVRPLSRALRTRGYQVHYAPDGSRALEVAVLRHPDLILFDEACRMLDARTFINILRTNPRTDDIPVVVSTGQFEADKLRGLRDGFLRKPFNIDEVLSRIEHVFRRNEAAKDLKTDVQEIEGSLSQLSIPDLMQILGMNKRSGKLTLERGNERGEIVVAEGRPVNARVGRAEGEKALFRLLVWTEGSFTFSPGNTGGKPRIQRAVDDALLEAMRQADEVNRLLPGLPARNTRLVLAPEADLTQDQHPVTAQVVELLRQPRALGEVLDLAPATDLEVVGVLHTLLQKGVARMSEGEREEGTGPLLGPAELHALRGRILRGRGPSREATAKLFVCGSGPAVARRLLSQLPDIAAVAADPPAVKSGFGTLGRLDLNELLHLDFCVLPPAEAARPLWRPFSTGALGALLFDTSEAAVRLAHFLAWDIRMPVVVVGHPVPAELQGAPAGATSVGEELTEALRNLLILALNPAPLLPGVPQAQVPRAPATAG from the coding sequence GTGGCCCAGGTGCGAAAGATCCTCATCGCCGATCCCGATCTCGAGTCGGTCCGCCCGCTCTCGCGTGCCTTGCGCACGCGAGGCTACCAGGTGCACTACGCGCCGGACGGCTCGCGCGCCCTGGAGGTGGCGGTGCTGCGCCACCCGGACCTCATCCTCTTCGATGAGGCGTGCCGGATGCTGGACGCGCGCACCTTCATCAACATCCTGCGCACCAACCCGCGCACGGATGACATCCCGGTGGTGGTCTCCACCGGCCAGTTCGAGGCGGACAAGCTGCGCGGCCTGCGCGACGGCTTCCTGCGCAAGCCCTTCAACATCGACGAGGTGCTCTCCCGCATCGAGCACGTCTTCCGCCGCAACGAGGCGGCGAAGGATCTCAAGACCGATGTCCAGGAGATCGAAGGCTCGCTCAGCCAGCTGAGCATCCCGGATCTGATGCAGATCCTCGGGATGAACAAGCGCAGTGGGAAGCTGACGCTGGAGCGGGGCAACGAGCGCGGGGAGATCGTCGTGGCGGAGGGCCGCCCGGTGAACGCGCGCGTGGGCCGCGCCGAGGGAGAGAAGGCCCTCTTCCGGCTGCTGGTGTGGACCGAGGGCTCCTTCACCTTCTCCCCGGGAAACACCGGGGGCAAGCCCCGCATCCAGCGCGCCGTGGACGACGCCCTGCTCGAGGCGATGCGGCAGGCGGACGAGGTGAACCGGCTGCTGCCGGGGCTGCCGGCGCGCAACACCCGGCTGGTGCTCGCGCCCGAGGCGGACCTGACGCAGGACCAGCACCCGGTGACGGCGCAGGTGGTGGAGTTGTTGCGCCAGCCGCGGGCGCTCGGCGAGGTGCTGGACCTGGCGCCGGCCACGGACCTGGAGGTGGTGGGCGTGCTGCACACGCTCCTCCAGAAGGGCGTGGCCCGGATGTCCGAGGGCGAGCGGGAGGAGGGGACGGGTCCGCTGCTGGGGCCCGCCGAGCTGCACGCGCTGCGAGGGCGCATCCTCCGGGGCCGGGGTCCTTCTCGCGAGGCGACCGCGAAGCTCTTCGTCTGCGGCAGCGGCCCGGCGGTGGCACGGCGGTTGCTGTCCCAGCTCCCCGACATCGCGGCCGTGGCCGCCGACCCTCCGGCCGTGAAGAGCGGCTTCGGGACGCTGGGACGGCTGGACCTGAACGAGCTGCTGCACCTGGACTTCTGCGTGCTGCCTCCCGCCGAGGCGGCCAGGCCCCTATGGCGGCCGTTCAGCACCGGGGCGCTGGGGGCGCTCCTCTTCGACACCTCGGAAGCGGCGGTGCGGCTGGCGCACTTCCTGGCGTGGGACATCCGCATGCCGGTGGTGGTGGTGGGGCACCCCGTCCCGGCGGAGCTCCAGGGGGCTCCCGCGGGCGCCACCAGTGTGGGGGAGGAGCTCACGGAGGCCCTGCGCAACCTGCTCATCCTGGCGCTCAACCCGGCGCCCCTGTTGCCCGGTGTGCCACAGGCACAGGTCCCGCGGGCTCCCGCCACCGCCGGGTAG
- a CDS encoding methyltransferase domain-containing protein — protein sequence MHPTFRRLGTSELLPRYIFAESLFARRRVLEVDAVATTGGESARFLLERGARTVVACDADLKAVEAAQKAHGSATLRYRANVYDDLEPGSFDLVLVADLAPYVRAPTLLAELARLVGRQGYLLGGLRNTAGLALWQLMEVEEGVPPTYGQLLDALSPHFTQVEVATQSPVLGYQLAFEKGDGLQVDGTLIHGGEAAYFVVVAGQEPARIVDPTWVQLPPEPLAFTRGKLDEVAQRARGWEERTGRLKESLTRMRAELTDRETELAQLKPSLEIARNDVARLTAQLEQARGTPEAARERDELSSRLRRTELELQVALERVTDADRRLAQQRLELEAAERARKEADVQALGAQEALRLERARREELNTSLEESRERLTQAYTQLRELQDELAGLRVEREKDRLSSERAREQSEELRRQVEAARERELRIAEQYSTALAAVELLKSDVARAERAREEAEKSLRLQDADLARVTREVEDGARRVSAAEAARRDAEMRLTAREAEWRGLETELTAARATVEQLTAEVDARSRAEANTRAMAAQLEQSLHELQGRLASMEEERVRAAVELEESIDEERRRAEERLAQAVAVERARAEEAEAGFARERAAREAQERRAEELENQVAVEAGAREDAARALAELEAQQQQWADERGALRRRVVEVESLLAELERVRASDVESISRLDAALKATQGSIAAEQQARATADEEREQALAELEFERQGRVRLEEAVSRAQAELAAEQQRLEAAREELSRTRAGLETERQLRIESNEEGARTRSELDEERQQRLHAEEVLKRARAALEAERQRATQLESALESARQAHGASEESFVQVRAELDTERSQRAEAEASLAAVRAELEAEREGRARSEESLETLRAELEAEREGKVASEASLEILRAELEAEREGNAASEASLALVRTELDTERRQRTEAEELFAAERQEAEELLSQVRAALEAEQRARAEAESGLVELRSTLEALRSALSELEVSRAEVRAEAESLRQELLSERTSRTALEKSLSEAHADLESARAGADERERARLEALEAARQESSALRAELESARREGTELGASLAEQKRLVEELRAREEAISSEREARKRDAVEVRMELEGLQDELAKKEQELAALRAQVAQLDAARFQAQQASMVIQQAHQGLRDRDAHIAHLQKELSEANARLSSEHEQMELLTVQLESARRIAGKAPSLESALQEEREALGSARAELEKARAGLETAHADLETLRAELVQALAAGQAERERVSAAERSAKELESRLAEAWAELEAAKETQTGLTAQAEETERLAREREVSILEKLGELEARAEETERQAREREASAEAELAELRARAEEAERRAQARESSTQAVQEQFAKLEAEKGTLMSERERLNSDLTVARAARIRLEGRVTALEAASAEAVKFLDAERAEKTKQQQAVEALTARLQSLEAERAGLREKIKQLETRKPVSDSEAILEMSEEVERLQSEIDALQATVAERDAALAEQKRLLEAREAELAPLKRMAARKGADTVQDIYARANAELNAVKNELLRRPKGGTSVPAPTSTPNPKPDEQG from the coding sequence ATGCATCCCACATTCCGCCGCCTGGGGACCAGCGAGCTGTTGCCCCGGTACATCTTCGCGGAGAGCCTCTTCGCACGCCGACGCGTGTTGGAGGTCGACGCCGTTGCCACCACCGGTGGCGAGAGCGCGCGCTTCCTCCTCGAGCGTGGCGCCCGTACCGTCGTGGCCTGTGACGCGGACCTCAAGGCGGTCGAGGCGGCCCAGAAGGCCCATGGCAGCGCCACGTTGCGCTACCGCGCCAACGTCTACGACGACCTCGAGCCCGGCAGCTTCGACCTGGTGTTGGTGGCGGACCTGGCTCCCTACGTGCGCGCGCCCACGCTGCTCGCGGAGCTGGCGCGGCTCGTCGGCCGGCAGGGCTACCTCCTCGGCGGCCTGCGCAACACGGCGGGCCTGGCCCTCTGGCAGCTCATGGAGGTGGAGGAGGGCGTGCCGCCCACGTACGGGCAGCTGCTCGACGCGCTCTCGCCGCACTTCACCCAGGTGGAGGTGGCCACCCAGTCCCCCGTGTTGGGTTATCAGCTCGCCTTCGAGAAGGGCGATGGCCTCCAGGTGGACGGCACCCTCATCCACGGCGGCGAGGCGGCCTACTTCGTGGTGGTGGCCGGCCAGGAGCCCGCCCGCATCGTGGACCCCACCTGGGTGCAGCTGCCTCCCGAGCCGCTCGCCTTCACCCGCGGGAAGCTGGACGAGGTGGCCCAGCGTGCCAGGGGCTGGGAGGAGCGCACCGGGCGCCTCAAGGAGTCCCTCACCCGGATGCGCGCGGAGCTGACCGACCGCGAGACGGAGCTCGCCCAGCTCAAGCCCTCGCTGGAGATCGCTCGCAATGACGTGGCCCGGCTCACCGCGCAGCTGGAGCAGGCGCGCGGCACCCCCGAGGCCGCCCGCGAGCGCGACGAGCTGTCCTCCCGCCTGCGCCGCACCGAGCTGGAATTGCAGGTGGCCCTGGAGCGCGTGACGGACGCGGACCGGCGCCTCGCCCAGCAGCGGCTGGAGCTGGAGGCCGCGGAGCGCGCCCGGAAGGAGGCGGATGTCCAGGCCCTGGGCGCCCAGGAGGCGTTGCGGCTGGAGCGCGCGCGCCGCGAGGAGCTGAACACCTCCCTGGAGGAGTCCCGCGAGCGCCTCACCCAGGCGTACACCCAGCTGCGCGAGCTGCAGGACGAGCTGGCCGGCCTGCGTGTCGAGCGCGAGAAGGACAGGCTCTCCTCGGAGCGCGCGCGGGAGCAGTCCGAGGAGCTGCGGCGGCAGGTGGAGGCGGCTCGTGAGCGGGAGCTGCGCATCGCCGAGCAGTACTCGACGGCGCTCGCCGCGGTGGAGCTGCTCAAGTCGGACGTGGCCCGGGCCGAGCGCGCGCGCGAGGAGGCGGAGAAGTCGCTGCGCCTCCAGGACGCGGACCTGGCGCGCGTGACGCGCGAGGTGGAGGACGGTGCCCGGCGCGTGTCGGCCGCGGAGGCCGCCCGGCGGGACGCGGAGATGCGCCTCACCGCTCGCGAGGCCGAGTGGCGCGGGTTGGAGACGGAGCTCACGGCGGCTCGCGCCACCGTGGAGCAGCTCACGGCCGAGGTGGACGCCCGCTCACGCGCCGAGGCCAACACCCGGGCGATGGCGGCCCAGCTCGAGCAGTCCCTGCACGAGCTCCAGGGTCGCCTGGCGTCGATGGAGGAGGAGCGGGTCCGCGCCGCGGTGGAGCTGGAGGAGTCCATCGACGAGGAGCGCCGGCGCGCCGAGGAGCGGCTGGCGCAGGCGGTCGCGGTGGAGCGGGCGAGGGCGGAGGAGGCCGAGGCCGGGTTCGCGCGGGAGAGAGCCGCGCGCGAGGCCCAGGAGCGCCGCGCCGAGGAGCTCGAGAATCAGGTGGCGGTGGAGGCCGGTGCGCGTGAGGACGCCGCGCGGGCCCTCGCCGAGCTGGAGGCCCAACAACAGCAGTGGGCCGACGAGCGCGGTGCCCTGCGCCGGCGCGTGGTGGAAGTCGAGTCCCTGCTGGCGGAGCTGGAGCGGGTGCGGGCCTCGGACGTGGAGTCCATCTCCCGGCTCGACGCGGCGCTGAAGGCGACGCAGGGCTCCATCGCGGCGGAGCAGCAGGCGCGGGCAACCGCCGACGAGGAACGCGAGCAGGCCCTGGCCGAGCTCGAGTTCGAGCGGCAGGGCAGGGTACGGCTGGAGGAGGCCGTGTCGCGGGCCCAGGCCGAGCTCGCGGCGGAGCAGCAGCGGCTGGAGGCGGCTCGGGAAGAGCTCTCGCGGACCCGCGCCGGGCTCGAAACCGAGCGGCAGCTGCGCATCGAGTCGAACGAGGAAGGGGCGCGCACCCGGTCCGAGCTCGACGAGGAGCGCCAGCAGCGGCTCCACGCGGAAGAAGTGCTGAAGCGGGCCCGGGCGGCGCTGGAGGCCGAGCGGCAACGCGCCACCCAGCTCGAGTCCGCGCTGGAGTCCGCGCGGCAGGCACACGGGGCCTCGGAAGAGTCCTTCGTCCAGGTCCGCGCCGAGCTCGACACCGAGCGGAGTCAGCGCGCCGAGGCCGAGGCATCGCTCGCGGCCGTTCGTGCCGAGCTGGAAGCGGAGCGCGAGGGCAGGGCCCGCTCCGAGGAATCGCTCGAGACCCTCCGTGCCGAGCTGGAAGCGGAGCGCGAGGGCAAGGTTGCTTCCGAGGCGTCGCTCGAGATCCTCCGTGCCGAGCTGGAAGCGGAGCGCGAGGGCAATGCTGCTTCCGAGGCGTCGCTGGCGCTCGTCCGGACGGAGCTCGACACCGAGCGGCGGCAGCGGACCGAGGCCGAGGAGTTGTTCGCGGCGGAGCGCCAGGAGGCGGAGGAGCTGCTTTCCCAGGTGCGTGCCGCGCTCGAGGCGGAGCAGCGGGCTCGCGCGGAGGCGGAGAGCGGGCTCGTGGAGCTGCGCTCGACGTTGGAGGCGCTGCGGAGTGCGCTCTCGGAGCTGGAGGTTTCGCGGGCCGAGGTCCGTGCCGAGGCGGAGTCCCTACGGCAAGAGCTGCTGTCCGAGCGCACCTCACGCACGGCCCTGGAGAAGTCGCTGTCCGAGGCGCACGCGGACCTGGAGTCCGCCCGGGCGGGGGCGGACGAGCGCGAGCGGGCACGGCTCGAGGCACTGGAAGCGGCCCGGCAGGAGTCCTCGGCGTTGCGCGCGGAGCTGGAGTCGGCCCGGCGCGAGGGGACGGAGCTCGGCGCCTCCCTGGCGGAGCAGAAGCGGCTCGTCGAGGAGCTCCGGGCACGCGAGGAAGCCATCTCTTCCGAGCGCGAGGCCCGCAAGCGCGACGCGGTGGAAGTCCGGATGGAGCTGGAGGGCCTCCAGGACGAGCTCGCGAAGAAGGAGCAAGAGCTGGCGGCGCTGCGGGCCCAGGTGGCGCAGCTCGATGCCGCCCGGTTCCAGGCGCAGCAGGCCTCCATGGTGATTCAACAGGCCCACCAGGGCCTGAGGGATCGGGACGCCCACATCGCGCACCTCCAGAAGGAGCTGTCCGAGGCCAATGCCCGGCTCTCCTCCGAGCACGAGCAGATGGAGCTGCTCACCGTACAGCTCGAGTCGGCGCGGCGCATCGCGGGCAAGGCGCCCTCGCTCGAGTCGGCCCTTCAGGAGGAGCGCGAGGCGCTCGGGTCGGCCCGGGCCGAGTTGGAGAAGGCTCGTGCCGGGTTGGAGACCGCACACGCCGATCTGGAGACCCTTCGCGCCGAGCTGGTGCAGGCGCTCGCGGCGGGTCAGGCGGAGCGGGAGCGGGTCTCCGCGGCGGAGCGTTCGGCGAAGGAGCTCGAGTCCCGGCTCGCGGAAGCGTGGGCCGAGCTGGAGGCCGCGAAGGAGACGCAGACCGGGCTGACGGCCCAGGCGGAGGAGACGGAGCGCCTGGCGCGGGAGCGCGAGGTGTCCATCCTGGAGAAGCTGGGCGAGCTGGAGGCCCGGGCGGAGGAGACGGAGCGTCAGGCGAGGGAGCGCGAGGCGTCCGCGGAGGCGGAGCTCGCCGAGCTGCGGGCCCGGGCGGAGGAAGCGGAGCGGCGGGCGCAGGCCCGGGAGAGCTCCACGCAGGCGGTGCAGGAGCAGTTCGCGAAGCTCGAGGCGGAGAAGGGCACGCTCATGTCCGAGCGCGAGCGGCTCAATTCGGACCTCACGGTGGCTCGCGCGGCGCGCATCCGCCTGGAGGGCCGGGTGACGGCACTGGAGGCGGCCTCCGCCGAGGCCGTGAAGTTCCTGGATGCCGAGCGCGCGGAGAAGACGAAGCAGCAGCAGGCCGTCGAGGCGCTGACCGCCCGTCTCCAGTCCCTCGAAGCGGAGCGGGCCGGACTGCGGGAGAAGATCAAGCAGCTCGAGACGCGCAAGCCGGTGTCGGACTCCGAGGCGATCCTGGAGATGTCCGAGGAAGTGGAGCGGCTGCAGAGCGAGATCGATGCCCTCCAGGCCACCGTGGCCGAGCGCGACGCGGCCCTGGCGGAGCAGAAGCGCCTCCTGGAGGCCAGGGAAGCCGAGCTGGCCCCGCTCAAGCGCATGGCGGCTCGCAAGGGTGCTGATACCGTCCAGGACATCTACGCGCGCGCCAACGCCGAGCTGAACGCGGTGAAGAATGAGTTGCTTCGCCGCCCGAAGGGGGGCACATCCGTTCCAGCCCCCACGTCCACGCCGAACCCGAAACCCGACGAGCAGGGCTGA
- a CDS encoding GGDEF domain-containing response regulator: MAGPILVVDDDNFFRQLASDMLTRRGYRVVAVESAAGALEEVARESFDVVITDVVMPGMDGFALTARLRERDPDQEIILVTQRTDVRGSAMALSAGVAVVLTKPVDETDVLLSVERAVERAQLRRERSQLQTENLEFARYQNLHQRCLEFLSQPDLEWLQERVAAELASVCDAQSAALWIADDRGHLVLRAYRGLLDRQFLAERMSPEGPLGNRLREAMPWIARDERSPVLYVPFVISGEIMGMAQLSDPLAGDFRTEHVRYAKILGDSAAVGVKNGRRMLALQRLGLRDRDTAAYNLSYFTDYASKEIYKARRYGRTFSLLTFSVDNLPMVRMRLGAADAKLAVRGIIKAFSRIVRDSDVIAKASDQEFYLLLPETDFFGAMMFVRRALAAVREEPEAQEVEARLPLALVGGASTFPKDGEDFDELVHRCRRRMDERRCSLQRKLMLDTLPFWDEVDLLLGNASSPKLPVEEGAEPSRRGKVSDVLFDELQAEIARELMRDPSSRGLLYVGSPEIKADLPIALGLESAPPDMSSRVYLLGRRADMESHPALTPVFLEGDERMGRHEFILWLSENAAYALIQRRGLGATWGFHSSDTAVVDGLITRLQSEYDLQPY, from the coding sequence GTGGCTGGTCCCATTCTCGTCGTCGACGACGACAACTTCTTCCGGCAGCTCGCCTCCGACATGCTCACCCGGAGGGGTTATCGCGTCGTCGCGGTGGAGAGCGCCGCCGGGGCCCTGGAGGAGGTGGCGCGCGAATCCTTCGACGTGGTCATCACCGACGTGGTGATGCCCGGGATGGACGGCTTCGCCCTCACCGCGAGGCTGCGGGAGCGGGATCCCGACCAGGAGATCATCCTCGTCACCCAGCGCACGGACGTGAGGGGCTCGGCCATGGCGCTGAGCGCGGGCGTGGCCGTGGTCCTCACCAAGCCCGTCGACGAGACGGACGTGTTGCTCTCCGTGGAGCGGGCCGTGGAGCGCGCCCAACTGCGCCGCGAACGCAGCCAGCTCCAGACGGAGAACCTCGAGTTCGCCCGCTACCAGAACCTCCACCAGCGGTGCCTGGAGTTCCTCTCCCAGCCGGATCTCGAGTGGCTCCAGGAGCGCGTGGCCGCCGAGCTCGCCTCCGTCTGCGATGCCCAGAGCGCCGCCCTGTGGATCGCCGATGACCGGGGGCACCTCGTCCTGCGCGCCTACCGCGGCCTGCTCGACAGGCAGTTCCTCGCCGAGCGCATGAGCCCGGAAGGGCCGCTCGGCAACCGTCTGCGCGAGGCCATGCCGTGGATCGCCCGCGACGAGCGCTCGCCGGTGCTCTACGTCCCCTTCGTCATCAGTGGGGAGATCATGGGCATGGCGCAGCTGTCGGATCCGCTCGCCGGTGACTTCCGCACCGAGCACGTGCGCTACGCGAAGATCCTCGGCGACTCGGCGGCGGTGGGCGTCAAGAACGGCCGCCGGATGCTGGCGCTGCAGCGGCTGGGGCTCCGGGATCGTGACACCGCCGCCTACAACCTCAGCTACTTCACCGACTATGCCTCCAAGGAAATCTACAAGGCGCGGCGCTACGGGCGGACGTTCTCGCTGCTGACGTTCAGCGTGGACAACCTGCCCATGGTGCGCATGCGCCTGGGGGCGGCGGACGCGAAGCTCGCGGTGCGCGGCATCATCAAGGCGTTCTCGCGCATCGTCCGCGACTCGGACGTCATCGCCAAGGCGAGCGATCAGGAGTTCTACCTGCTCCTGCCGGAGACGGACTTCTTCGGCGCGATGATGTTCGTGCGCCGCGCCCTGGCCGCCGTGCGCGAGGAGCCGGAGGCGCAGGAGGTGGAGGCCCGCCTGCCGCTGGCGCTGGTGGGAGGGGCGAGCACCTTCCCCAAGGATGGCGAGGACTTCGACGAGCTGGTGCACCGCTGCCGCCGGCGCATGGACGAGCGGCGCTGCTCGCTGCAGCGCAAGCTGATGCTGGACACGCTGCCCTTCTGGGACGAGGTGGATCTGCTGCTCGGCAACGCCTCCAGCCCCAAGCTGCCGGTGGAAGAGGGCGCCGAGCCCTCGCGCCGCGGCAAGGTGAGCGACGTGCTCTTCGACGAGCTGCAGGCGGAGATCGCCCGCGAGCTGATGCGCGATCCGAGCTCGCGCGGGCTGTTGTACGTGGGCAGCCCCGAAATCAAGGCGGATCTGCCCATCGCGCTGGGGCTGGAGTCGGCCCCTCCCGACATGTCCTCGCGCGTCTATCTGCTGGGGCGGCGCGCGGACATGGAGTCGCACCCGGCGCTCACGCCCGTCTTCCTGGAGGGGGACGAGCGCATGGGCCGGCACGAGTTCATCCTCTGGCTCTCGGAGAACGCGGCCTACGCGCTCATCCAGCGCCGGGGGCTCGGCGCCACCTGGGGGTTCCACTCGTCGGACACCGCCGTGGTGGATGGGCTCATCACCCGGTTGCAGTCCGAGTACGACCTGCAGCCGTACTGA